The following proteins come from a genomic window of Aspergillus luchuensis IFO 4308 DNA, chromosome 3, nearly complete sequence:
- a CDS encoding putative GAJ protein (COG:D;~EggNog:ENOG410PS3S;~InterPro:IPR040453,IPR005647;~PFAM:PF03962;~go_function: GO:0003690 - double-stranded DNA binding [Evidence IEA];~go_process: GO:0007131 - reciprocal meiotic recombination [Evidence IEA]), with protein MPPKLSRSAKQALIVSHLRATGTCHTLKDLEKMIPSVASINGIQVKEYIQELADEGRIRVEKIGSGNWYWCFGGEEKKEREERIRRLRREVDRVRENWEDAEARLSARKQARVQEEAEEAHGDGNGNGNGEEERRRLMEQKAVLERETHQLQGEWMALATSSEGKSLPQIKEETEEYRRLAHQWTDNIYILEGYVDKVTGGDREVLRMVQQECYKGEYVEGEGLRELEMEMK; from the exons ATG CCGCCTAAACTTTCCAGGAGTGCCAAACAAGCCCTGATCGTCTCACATCTGCGGGCCACGGGGACGTGCCACACCCTGAaggatctggagaagatgatccCGTCGGTGGCCTCAATAAACGGGATACAGGTGAAGGAGTACATTCAGGAATTGGCGGATGAGGGACGGATCCGGGTCGAGAAGATCGGTAGTGGGAATTGGTATTGGTGTtttgggggagaggagaagaaagagcgcGAGGAGCGGATCCGGAGGTTACGGAGGGAGGTGGATCGGGTCCGAGAGAATTGGGAAGATGCGGAGGCTAGATTGTCTGCGCGGAAGCAGGCGAGAGTGCAGGAAGAGGCCGAAGAGGCGcatggggatgggaatgggaatgggaatggtgAGGAAGAGCGCCGGAGATTGATGGAGCAGAAGGCTGTGCTCGAGCGGGAGACACATCAACTGCAGGGGGAGTGGATGGCGTTGGCGACGAGTTCGGAGGGGAAAAGCTTACCGCAGATTAaagaggagacggaggagtaTCGGCGACTGGCACATCAGTGGACGGATAACATCTACATCTTGGAAGGGTATGTGGATAAGGTGACCGGAGGGGATCGGGAGGTGTTGCGGATGGTGCAGCAGGAATGTTATAAGGGAGAATAcgtggagggggaaggatTGCGTGAGCtagagatggagatgaagtag
- a CDS encoding WD repeat protein (COG:K,L;~EggNog:ENOG410PM2K;~InterPro:IPR036322,IPR015943,IPR001680,IPR019775, IPR020472,IPR042238,IPR017986;~PFAM:PF00400;~go_function: GO:0005515 - protein binding [Evidence IEA];~go_process: GO:0006283 - transcription-coupled nucleotide-excision repair [Evidence IEA]): protein MNAYLLNRVLGSISPSTFHVAQTTRLVQQLEPAPGIRFSARRDILLGGSQEDAGLIFDDEVFAHKAGVNVLAIDHYDGRFMVSGGADPSIHLWDLESRGSELKHVHQSVASVNRASHEDAHTRAITSISIYPFDPTPSTILTTSYDGTLKLSALAPAAITPVHTFNLDCTPYTHSLSSNPASPLLIAVGTSEKPVRLLDLRSGLSTHGLPGHESSVLSVSWAPHQPHILASASADNRVILFDIRRGGHNSAIAALDMDDAVGLVRPGPTPASYQSRPAFSPHARAHNGAVTGVRWTSTGSHLVTAGQDSRIRVWDAGTGANTLVHFGQRVRNSVSSHLAERAPLVIPRGVVTPGQETLLWPNFNERDDRGEIFMFELREGAFVKLLRVPGLVTGRQQFQGRSSALSAARINALAWRGNGASGEGIEMFSAHGDGTIRTWASREPEGEPDDEAEEAERADRKRKRDVLDEIYRGFIG from the exons ATGAATGCGTATCTTCTCAATAGGGTTCTGGGGTCCATAAGTCCCTCGACCTTTCATGTCGCACAAACCACGCGACTTGTTCAACAGCTCGAGCCGGCGCCTGGCATTCGCTTCTCGGCACGTAGAGACATTCTTTTAGGAGGAAGTCAAGAGGATGCAGGCTTGatttttgatgatgaggtatTTGCTCACAAAGCGGGAGTGAATGTGCTCGCCATCGATCACTATGACGGCCGATT CATGGTCTCTGGGGGTGCAGACCCTTCAATTCATCTGTGGGATTTGGAGTCACGAGGCTCTGAATTGAAACATGTGCACCAGTCCGTGGCATCTGTAAACAGAGCCTCGCACGAAGATGCCCACACTCGTGCCATTACTTCCATCTCCATATACCCATTTGATCCCACACCGTCTACTATCTTGACAACCTCGTACGATGGCACGCTCAAGCTTTCGGCTTTAGCGCCAGCAGCTATTACACCTGTGCACACATTCAATCTAGACTGCACACCGTACACCCATTCGCTGTCGTCAAATCCTGCGTCTCCTTTGCTCATTGCAGTAGGTACCTCGGAGAAGCCGGTCCGACTACTTGACCTACGTTCAGGTCTGTCGACACATGGTCTCCCTGGACATGAATCTTCAGTCCTGTCCGTATCATGGGCTCCTCATCAGCCACACATCCTGGCTTCTGCGTCGGCAGATAATAGAGTAatcctcttcgacatccGCCGGGGAGGCCACAATTCAGCGATTGCAGCACTAGACAtggatgatgctgttggaCTCGTGCGCCCGGGACCCACCCCAGCATCCTACCAGAGCCGCCCCGCATTCTCGCCGCACGCTCGAGCCCATAATGGCGCCGTGACCGGTGTCCGGTGGACGTCTACCGGTAGTCACCTGGTGACCGCTGGCCAGGACTCTCGGATTCGAGTCTGGGATGCTGGGACAGGTGCAAACACGCTTGTACACTTTGGTCAGCGTGTCCGGAACAGTGTGAGTTCACACCTGGCTGAACGGGCACCGCTTGTCATACCTCGCGGAGTGGTCACCCCTGGGCAAGAAACGCTTTTATGGCCAAACTTCAATGAGAGAGATGATCGTGGGGAGATCTTCATGTTTGAACTTCGAGAGGGGGCTTTTGTCAAGCTTCTTCGCGTACCGGGTCTTGTGACCGGTCGTCAGCAGTTTCAGGGCCGCTCCAGTGCCCTCAGCGCTGCGAGGATCAACGCCCTTGCTTGGCGCGGCAACGGCGCCTCAGGAGAAGGGATTGAGATGTTTTCGGCTCATGGCGACGGAACCATTCGCACCTGGGCCTCACGGGAACCCGAGGGTGAGCCTGACGATGAAGCCGAAGAGGCCGAACGAGCAGACCGCAAACGCAAGCGGGATGTTCTCGACGAGATTTACCGAGGATTTATAGGCTAA
- a CDS encoding uncharacterized protein (COG:S;~EggNog:ENOG410PQEZ;~InterPro:IPR022793;~go_process: GO:0006360 - transcription by RNA polymerase I [Evidence IEA]) — translation MSYGKSLALSQNSFVRPPTPDVVEVQEQDEFGSRRQKRQATVYDAVAGRVNHHGFLPSAPFSSKYRDTASSSTRPVRPEEVLFRRQNAPQRYEENDFYFAHEALPPSCPLPSSELLEAIHAYSADYYDHATIDGGRDDYQSMDETALLAMGILMEEMAKESLGETGDMVLVEGEEIPTDEIPLAPQLSRNMRRKRANTGQSSTMASSGDELESVVVNKRRPKKRKLGRKMTYATELDIEDDERW, via the exons ATGTCCTACGGCAAATCCCTTGCATTGAGCCAGAATTCCTTCGTCCGACCTCCCACTCCCGATGTCGTCGAAGTCCAGGAACAAGATGAGTTCGGCTCCAGGCGACAGAAGCGACAAGCGACTGTCTATGATGCCGTTGCCG GTCGGGTGAATCATCATGGCTTTCTGCCATCGGCCCCATTCTCTTCCAAATACCGCGATACCGCATCGTCCAGCACTCGTCCAGTCCGTCCGGAGGAAGTTCTTTTCCGTCGACAAAACGCCCCGCAGCGCTACGAAGAAAACGATTTCTACTTTGCTCACGAGGCCCTCCCACCCAGCTGCCCCCTACCCAGCTCCGAGCTACTCGAGGCCATTCACGCATATTCGGCCGACTACTATGACCATGCGACGATCGACGGAGGACGGGATGATTACCAGAGCATGGACGAGACAGCGTTGTTAGCTATGGGGATTTTGATGGAGGAAATGGCCAAGGAATCTCTGGGTGAAACCGGAGACATGGTGCtcgtggagggagaggaaatcCCGACCGACGAAATACCACTAGCCCCTCAGCTCAGCCGAAATATGCGCCGCAAAAGAGCAAATACCGGTCAGAGTAGTACGATGGCGAGCTCGGGTGACGAGTTAGAGAGCGTGGTGGTGAATAAGAGGCGGCCAAAGAAGCGCAAGTTGGGTCGTAAAATGACCTACGCAACTGAGCTGGAtatcgaagatgatgagcggTGGTGA
- a CDS encoding uncharacterized protein (COG:S;~EggNog:ENOG410Q1UN) has protein sequence MEPSARFGLEYSIDPCMFHHRFTGSLRSDACWDPADIIASSWPRLNPRLDSDIRCQSSPTHQLYKLTWPGGLSPIQNKSNQLNNNQFHSISFQKTQTSRSSNTTIPLNMSSDPHRGGRLEDMAPEGTRIPNDAGIMNTIPSVPRPDQRSEDSQFDNYGIAHPTSAFAADNSTDMPRSTRDMGPSGEVITGTGDSFPAEGESKRNLIGTNHPGAKGESRNLKHSNLNRSAYERFSGEDEDAIGEHQIRNE, from the coding sequence ATGGAACCTTCGGCTAGGTTTGGGTTGGAGTATTCCATAGATCCTTGCATGTTTCATCATAGATTCACTGGTTCCCTGCGCTCGGATGCATGTTGGGACCCTGCTGATATCATAGCCTCATCATGGCCCAGACTCAATCCGCGCCTGGACAGTGACATCAGATGTCAGTCCAGCCCGACTCATCAGCTATATAAACTAACTTGGCCTGGTGGTCTCTCGCCAATCCAGAACAAATCCAATCAATTGAACAATAATCAATTTCATTCAATTTCATTCCAAAAAACTCAAACTTCACGAAGTTCAAATACCACCATACCACTCAATATGTCTTCTGACCCTCACCGCGGCGGACGTCTCGAGGACATGGCTCCCGAGGGCACTCGCATTCCCAATGATGCAGGCATCATGAACACAATCCCCTCCGTTCCTCGCCCTGATCAGCGCTCCGAAGATTCTCAGTTCGATAACTACGGTATCGCTCACCCGACCTCCGCCTTTGCCGCCGACAACTCCACCGACATGCCTCGCAGCACAAGAGACATGGGTCCCTCAGGCGAAGTCATCACTGGAACCGGTGATAGTTTCCCAGCTGAAGGCGAGTCCAAGAGGAACCTGATCGGTACCAACCACCCTGGTGCCAAGGGCGAGTCCAGAAACCTGAAGCACTCCAATCTGAACCGCAGTGCTTATGAGCGGTTCTCcggggaggacgaagatgctATTGGCGAGCATCAGATCAGAAATGAATAA
- a CDS encoding uncharacterized protein (COG:G;~EggNog:ENOG410QDAZ;~InterPro:IPR020846,IPR011701,IPR036259;~PFAM:PF07690;~TransMembrane:12 (i60-80o100-120i132-151o157-177i189-209o221-241i262-281o301-319i326-348o354-379i391-415o421-439i);~go_function: GO:0022857 - transmembrane transporter activity [Evidence IEA];~go_process: GO:0055085 - transmembrane transport [Evidence IEA]): protein MSISVVRSPAQSALDTYTIEPGHSRFKECLSASPPSRRTTPDSQADDRDDQDDSVPDGGIAAWLIVVGGWCAMFSSYGWLHSIGVFQNYYQNVMFPGYPASTIAWIPSFEVFFMLALGPIVGRLSDTFGPRAVVIGGSFFHIFGVMMASISTKYYQILLAQGICSPIGLCAIAQPVLSVIPDWFNKRRGLAYGIISSSSGIAGIILPIMVNRLIPKVGFGWAMRIVAFMMLFFLIIAGLTVRERVPPRPEVLNRENLVHPFRDVNMVLLLAGGTLLSFGIWVPSNYIVTSSLAVGMQNNLLQYLVSIQNAGSLFGRFFSGFFADKIGVYNSFISSTVCSGILVLALWIPGTNNSAIISFDVLFGVTSGAYYTIFVALVAPIAPPREIGYWVGLNFFFASIAGLVTGSIGGAILAYDGGSYWGMKVYSGVLLLAGSVFVMGTRLRLTGLAVCAKC, encoded by the exons ATGTCCATATCGGTAGTAAGAAGCCCAGCACAAAGTGCTCTTGATACTTATACGATAGAACCTGGACACAGCAGGTTTAAAgagtgtctgtctgcctctccaccatctagACGGACGACTCCAGACTCACAAGCTGACGACCGAGACGACCAAGATGACTCGGTCCCCGATGGTGGTATAGCAGCGTGGCTGATcgtggtgggtggatggtgtGCGATGTTTTCCAGTTATGGATGGCTTCACA GTATTGGCGTGTTCCAGAACTACTATCAGAATGTCATGTTTCCAGGCTATCCTGCGAGTACGATCGCGTGGATACCATCCTTTGAAGTCTTCTTCATGCTTGCCTTG GGTCCTATTGTCGGCCGGCTGAGTGATACTTTTGGACCGCGCGCAGTCGTCATCGGAGGCTCATTCTTTCATATTTTTGGGGTCATGATGGCTTCTATATCGACAAAGTACTATCAGATTCTCCTCGCACAGGGTATCTGTAGTCCAATAGGTCTCTGTGCCATAGCGCAGCCAGTCTTGAGTGTCATTCCTGATTGGTTCAACAAGCGGCGCGGATTGGCGTACGGAATTATCTCGTCTTCGTCAGGGATCGCGGGCATCATATTGCCAATCATGGTTAACCGACTTATTCCCAAAGTCGGCTTCGGTTGGGCCATGCGGATCGTCGCATTCATGAtgttattttttcttatcatcGCTGGTCTCACTGTAAGGGAGCGCGTGCCTCCACGCCCAGAGGTTTTGAATCGAGAGAACCTCGTGCACCCTTTCCGAGATGTGAATATGGTCTTGCTTCTGGCCGGCGGCACTTTGCTGAGCTTTGGTATATGGGTCCCAAGTAACTATATCGTCACATCGTCATTGGCTGTGGGAATGCAGAACAATCTGTTGCAGTACCTCGTATCTATTCAGAATGCTGGAAG TCTCTTTGGACGATTCTTTTCTGGCTTTTTCGCGGACAAGATCGGCGTATACAACAGTTTTATCTCAAGTACTGTCTGCTCCGGTATCCTGGTGTTGGCGCTTTGGATCCCAGGTACCAACAACTCAGCAATCATCAGTTTTGATGTACTGTTTGGAGTCACGTCGGGGGCCTACTATACTATCTTCGTGGCTTTGGTGGCACCCATAGCCCCGCCTCGAGAAATTGGATACTGGGTTGGGCTgaactttttctttgcatCAATCGCGGGACTTGTAACAGGGTCCATCGGAGGAGCAATATTAGCCTATGACGGTGGGTCTTACTGGGGAATGAAGGTCTACTCCGGCGTACTCCTGCTTGCGGGCAGTGTATTTGTGATGGGGACGCGGCTGCGACTGACGGGATTGGCAGTGTGTGCCAAATGTTGa
- the CweA gene encoding putative GPI anchored protein (COG:S;~EggNog:ENOG410Q1IK;~SECRETED:SignalP(1-19);~TransMembrane:1 (n3-14c19/20o1397-1416i)), with protein sequence MKGLQSGISIAMLASMAKATLISGESGVDGGQGASLPITNGFSSTANEEHSDDHSVDVDAKKKFVDEHAHHGHHWPREEINQKGNGNDNEHYYDPHINVKSNTVNESHKGDHSVHVDKNQGAVKGATHSRPHHHARSEPDLISGESGIDTSNSASLPVTNGFSSTVNEAHSDDHSSKINKDKTVVDEDKHHHPHGHHWVRDEKDLISGESGIDTGNSASLPITNGFSSTVNEAHSDDHSADINKDKTVVDKEHPEHVKHEKHPEHPEHHHWVRGSDDLIKGESGIDTGNSASLPIKNGFSSSYNEASKDNHAVDVNKDDTAVVEAEHPGKHHWPHHHPRGEREEPTLINGESGIDTGNSASLPITNGFSSNYNEATKDNHAVDFNKDDTAVVEPGHPEKHYRPHHHVRGEREEPTLINGESGIDTGNSASLPITNVGSSQENEASEDDHSVDVDKKKSVFDDAHHGHPDHRKFPHPHVPRDLISGESGIDTGNEAVIPITNAFSSTDNESYDDDHSADVNVKDTDVTKQGHPHRHPHWPRDLISGESGIDTGNEAIIPITNAFSSTDNESYKDNHSADVDVKDTDVTRPEHRPHRHHERDLIKGESGIDTGNSASLPFTNVYSNEDNEVSEDDHSADVKDKDTLVKTPSHHHPHPHWPRDLIKGESGIDTGNSASLPITNSFGSQVNEASKDDHSVDVDSKDTAIKYKPEPKPVPVPVPVHHPHGHWPRDLIKGESGIDTGNSASLPITNVYTSQENEASKDDHSVDADLKDTLVEKPKPEPKPVPVPVPAHHPKPHPYPNHPRDLIKGESGIDTGNSATLPITNAFGSQYNEASKDDHSVDTDTKNTVVKEKPDPKPVPVPVPVHGHPHPHHPRDLIKGESGIDTGNSATIPITNAFSSEYNEASKDDHSVDADIKDTAVKGVPVHHGRPDHHHARDLIKGESGIDTGNSASLPITNGFSSQVNESHEDNHSVDADIKDTAIDRPEHGHFHGHPHLPRDLIKGESGIDTGNSATIPITNVFSSEYNEADKDDHSVDVDSKKTHVDEPHRHHHRADDSLIQGESGIDTGNSAILPVTNVYGQATNEAYSDDHSVSANVKDTDVDAHHEPTEPHDSHDSHDSSKPHDVGVDAIAHSGEDDSAKDVDSSSSCASPVVHEIVHTVTRTLSGGPSRNTGLPEHGGHGAPVFNEPFTGAVDAVAQSTPAYNAPEVAAGAAGSTPFYNAPAQPTGPSIESVPMYNAPAESTPAAAPSNPMYNGAASIADPTGVSALYNSDPSEPEHVPDVAASSAAQQPVAMSSNVAMDPAPTAPFPGNLDSIASTITIQEASTFHMIPVYVPAPTEAFRGAAAASSLGVPTPKPSGSVASEPSFRYDLPGPSSTPAPSTNSIMFTGAGAQVAPAHGFFPIVTGLVALLALIL encoded by the coding sequence ATGAAGGGACTTCAAAGCGGAATCAGCATTGCCATGCTCGCCAGCATGGCCAAGGCTACACTTATCTCGGGAGAAAGtggtgtggatggtggaCAAGGGGCATCGCTGCCGATTACCAATGGCTTTAGCTCCACTGCGAATGAGGAGCATTCCGACGATCATtcggttgatgttgatgcgaagaagaagtttgtGGATGAGCATGCtcaccacggccaccactGGCCTAGGGAGGAAATCAACCAAAAAGGCAATGGAAATGACAACGAACATTACTACGACCCGCACATCAATGTCAAGTCGAACACAGTGAACGAGTCTCACAAGGGTGACCATTCCGTTCACGTTGACAAGAACCAGGGTGCTGTGAAAGGTGCGACTCACAGCCGCCCACACCACCACGCTCGGTCAGAGCCTGACCTCATCAGTGGTGAAAGTGGAATTGATACAAGCAACTCTGCATCGTTGCCTGTGACGAACGGTTTCTCGTCTACTGTCAATGAGGCGCACAGCGACGACCACTCGTCTAAGATCAACAAAGACAAGACGGTTGTCGACGAGGacaagcaccaccaccctcacgGTCACCACTGGGTGCGAGACGAGAAGGACCTGATCAGCGGGGAATCAGGTATCGACACGGGCAACTCTGCATCACTGCCCATTACGAACGGATTCTCTTCCACCGTAAATGAAGCCCATTCAGATGATCACTCTGCTGATATCAACAAGGATAAGACTGTGGTGGACAAGGAGCACCCAGAGCACGTGAAGCACGAGAAGCACCCTGAGCATCCGGAGCACCACCACTGGGTGCGAGGCAGCGACGACCTGATCAAAGGGGAGTCGGGCATTGATACTGGAAATTCTGCTTCCCTGCCGATCAAAAACGGATTCTCGTCCTCCTATAACGAAGCGAGCAAGGACAACCATGCAGTGGATGTTAATAAGGATGACACGGCTGTCGTCGAGGCTGAGCATCCGGGAAAGCACCATTGGccgcaccaccacccccgtgGTGAACGTGAAGAACCAACCTTGATCAATGGGGAGTCTGGCATCGACACCGGCAATTCTGCATCACTGCCCATCACGAACGGATTCTCGTCTAACTATAACGAAGCAACCAAGGATAACCACGCCGTTGATTTCAACAAAGACGACACGGCCGTCGTTGAGCCTGGACATCCTGAGAAGCACTACCGGCCGCACCACCATGTTCGCGGGGAACGTGAAGAACCCACTCTGATCAATGGGGAGTCTGGAATTGATACCGGGAATAGTGCGTCTTTGCCAATCACCAATGTGGGCAGCTCCCAGGAGAACGAGGCTAGTGAGGATGACCATTCTGTGGAcgtggacaagaagaagagcgtgTTCGATGACGCGCACCACGGGCACCCCGACCACCGCAAATTCCCACACCCCCATGTTCCACGGGATCTTATCTCTGGCGAGTCTGGGATTGATACTGGCAATGAGGCAGTTATCCCTATCACAAACGCTTTCAGTTCTACAGACAATGAGTCTTATGACGACGATCACTCTGCGGATGTCAATGTCAAGGACACCGATGTCACCAAGCAGGGTCACCCGCACCGCCATCCCCATTGGCCTCGCGACCTGATCTCCGGAGAGTCCGGGATTGACACCGGGAATGAAGCAATTATTCCGATTACCAACGCCTTCAGCTCCACAGACAATGAGTCATACAAGGACAACCATTCGGCAGATGTCGACGTCAAGGACACTGATGTTACACGGCCTGAGCACCGCCCTCACCGTCATCATGAACGTGATTTGATCAAGGGGGAGTCAGGTATTGACACCGGTAACTCGGCTTCCCTACCCTTCACAAACGTGTATTCCAACGAAGACAATGAAGTATCTGAGGATGATCACTCCGCGGATGTCAAGGATAAGGATACTCTTGTCAAGACACCATCgcaccatcatccccaccctcatTGGCCCCGTGATCTGATCAAGGGTGAAAGCGGTATTGACACGGGCAACTCTGCTAGTCTGCCAATCACCAACAGCTTCGGATCTCAGGTGAATGAAGCTAGTAAGGACGATCACTCCGTTGATGTGGACTCGAAAGACACTGCGATAAAATACAAGCCAGAGCCCAAGCCAGTTCCAGTGCCCGTGCCCGTGCATCACCCCCACGGACATTGGCCTCGGGATTTGATCAAGGGCGAGTCAGGGATTGACACTGGCAACTCGGCTAGTCTTCCCATTACCAATGTTTACACATCCCAGGAGAATGAGGCCAGTAAGGATGACCACTCGGTGGACGCTGACCTGAAAGACACGCTTGTcgagaagccgaagccagAGCCCAAGCCGGTGCCCGTCCCCGTGCCGGCCCACCATCCTAAGCCTCATCCCTACCCGAATCACCCACGAGATCTGATCAAGGGAGAATCTGGTATCGATACTGGTAACTCGGCTACTCTTCCCATTACCAATGCGTTTGGTTCCCAGTATAACGAAGCTAGTAAGGATGACCACTCGGTGGACACAGATACGAAGAACACcgtggtgaaggagaagccagaCCCAAAGCCAGTGCCTGTGCCGGTACCTGTCCATGGAcatccccaccctcatcACCCACGCGATTTGATCAAGGGAGAATCTGGCATTGACACCGGAAACTCTGCCACAATTCCAATCACTAATGCATTTAGTTCTGAGTACAATGAAGCTAGCAAGGATGACCACTCTGTGGATGCCGACATAAAGGACACGGCTGTGAAGGGGGTGCCTGTCCACCATGGCCGCcctgaccaccaccatgctCGTGATCTGATCAAGGGAGAATCAGGAATTGATACTGGCAACTCTGCTAGCCTTCCTATCACCAACGGGTTCTCATCCCAGGTGAATGAATCCCACGAGGATAACCACTCCGTGGATGCAGATATCAAAGATACAGCAATTGATCGTCCCGAGCACGGACACTTCCACGGACACCCACATCTACCCCGAGACCTGATCAAGGGCGAGTCAGGAATCGATACAGGAAACTCTGCGACCATTCCGATTACGAATGTCTTCTCCTCTGAATATAATGAAGCTGATAAGGATGATCACTCCGTTGATGTGGACTCCAAGAAAACCCATGTGGATGAGCCGCACCGGCACCATCACCGCGCAGACGACAGTCTCATTCAGGGTGAATCTGGAATCGACACTGGAAACTCCGCCATCCTCCCAGTCACCAATGTATACGGACAGGCTACCAATGAAGCTTACAGTGATGACCACTCTGTCTCCGCCAACGTGAAGGACACTGACGTGGATGCTCATCATGAGCCAACTGAACCCCACGACTCGCATGACTCGCACGACTCCAGCAAACCACATGATGTGGGAGTCGACGCCATTGCTCACTCCGGCGAAGATGATTCGGCCAAGGACGTTGACTCAAGCTCAAGCTGCGCCTCACCAGTCGTCCACGAGATTGTCCACACGGTTACCCGCACATTGAGCGGTGGTCCGAGTCGGAACACTGGACTCCCTGAACACGGAGGACATGGGGCACCCGTCTTCAACGAGCCTTTCACAGGGGCCGTTGATGCTGTCGCTCAATCCACACCCGCCTACAATGCACCAGAAGTCGCCGCAGGAGCCGCAGGGTCCACACCCTTCTACAATGCCCCAGCCCAGCCAACCGGGCCCAGCATTGAGTCCGTTCCCATGTACAACGCACCTGCCGAGTCCACGCCAGCTGCCGCCCCGTCCAACCCCATGTACAATGGCGCTGCTTCCATCGCCGACCCAACTGGCGTATCAGCCCTGTACAACTCTGACCCCTCGGAACCAGAGCATGTACCTGACGTCGCGGCATCCTCTGCAGCACAACAGCCCGTGGCCATGAGCTCCAACGTCGCCATGGACCCTGCCCCTACTGCCCCCTTCCCCGGCAACCTGGACAGCATCGCCtcgaccatcaccatccaagAGGCCTCGACCTTCCACATGATCCCTGTCTACGTTCCTGCACCCACTGAAGCCTTCCGTGGAGCCGCAGCCGCCAGCAGCCTCGGGGTGCCCACACCCAAGCCGAGTGGCTCTGTCGCTTCCGAGCCATCTTTCCGCTACGACCTGCCCGGACCGTCCTCCACGCCTGCTCCCTCGACAAACAGCATCATGTTCACTGGCGCAGGCGCACAGGTGGCTCCGGCGCATGGCTTCTTCCCTATCGTCACAGGCCTGGTCGCCCTTCTGGCACTGATCTTGTAA